The Rhinoraja longicauda isolate Sanriku21f chromosome 17, sRhiLon1.1, whole genome shotgun sequence genome includes a region encoding these proteins:
- the LOC144601659 gene encoding putative uncharacterized protein C3orf49, which translates to MKRNFRGCFPSQRVCHRDPGYDRLALGETEQLQYRDKGIVRWLKDASANLVKPPVCTPEEEFSTESGSEYSEGKKKGFISKVRKTMGRFAARLCQQKQIKSLNKKVERSCGGGALRNRKVSRFAVKCDGFLRTSKTSDSPSEILGGKAPNSLQNKHSYSFRTGDNSPPTTQGKQLANIDENKIFATFKAKLQKSARIQVDVDVVEAETTSIIGNGTVVRSRRMSRRVSVTSLSADQQKVVNASKRQYLKIFKKKKKNDAAQKRQHSFPTVEKLQAQVNDLIETVSDKSMQLLAQRHAELQHCEYLGDEILQSSKQFQRVSRKSARKYKWRKCLRCVCCC; encoded by the exons ATGAAGAGGAACTTCAGGGGCTGCTTTCCATCTCAGCGGGTTTGTCATCGAGATCCAGGCTACGATCGATTAGCCCTCGGAGAAACAGAACAACTTCAATACAGAGATAAAGGAATAGTGAG GTGGCTGAAAGATGCTTCCGCCAACCTCGTCAAGCCTCCAGTTTGCACGCCCGAGGAGGAATTTTCCACAGAGAGTGGCTCGGAATACAGCGAAGGCAAGAAGAAAGGTTTCATCAGTAAAGTGCGAAAAACAATGGGAAGATTTGCGGCCCGTCTCTGCCAACAGAAACAGATCAAGAGTCTGAACAAGAAGGTGGAAAGGAGCTGTGGGGGTGGTGCTTTGAGGAACAGAAAGGTCTCACGATTTGCGGTGAAATGCGATGGTTTTCTGAGGACGAGCAAGACCAGTGATTCACCGTCGGAGATCCTGGGGGGAAAAGCACCAAACAGCCTCCAGAATAAACACTCGTACTCGTTCAGAACTGGGGACAACAGCCCGCCCACCACCCAGGGCAAACAGTTGGCAAATATCGATGAAAACAAGATATTCGCAACGTTCAAGGCTAAACTACAAAAATCAG CAAGAATCCAAGTTGATGTGGATGTCGTGGAGGCTGAAACGACGAGTATCATTGGCAATGGCACGGTGGTCAGGTCTCGTCGCATGTCCCGCCGAGTCTCTGTGACCAGCCTCTCTGCTGATCAGCAAAAG GTCGTCAATGCAAGCAAAAGACAGTACCTAAAAATattcaagaagaagaagaaaaatgaCGCGGCTCAAAAGAGACAACATTCTTTTCCGACAGTAGAAAAGCTTCAAGCGCAA GTAAACGATTTAATAGAAACGGTCTCCGACAAGTCAATGcaattgctggctcaaaggcacGCAGAACTCCAGCACTGCGAATATCTAGGAGATGAAATTCTACAGTCGTCCAAACAGTTTCAGCGGGTTTCCAGGAAGAGTGCCCGGAAGTACAAATGGAGGAAGTGTTTGCGCTGTGTATGTTGCTGCTAA